The following proteins come from a genomic window of Halorussus halophilus:
- a CDS encoding polysaccharide deacetylase family protein has translation MGSVVISLDAELAWGYHDFEQVPACIDTARESWLRLLELFDEFDLPATWAVVGHLLLDSCDGVHEDHPTPDGWFEKDPGTWEGRDELWYGESLVDAIEDADADHEVGCHTFSHVEFGHTNRKIAAAEMRKCVEIAEERGLSVDSFVFPRNYVGHRDVLAAYGVSCYRGNQPRRWYDRGVTGSVAKFLGWPTRTVEPTLVEPEIDEYGMVNLPASLFLFGFEGTARSMVEPLAGDPVVRMAKRGIDKAAREQGVYHMWLHPNNLTEERDFERIRTVLAHLDHVRSQTPLTVETMGGVAGKIKNDEPLPREPIGPR, from the coding sequence ATGGGGTCTGTCGTCATCTCTCTGGACGCGGAGCTCGCGTGGGGCTACCACGACTTCGAGCAGGTGCCCGCCTGCATCGACACTGCCCGCGAGTCGTGGCTCCGCCTGTTGGAACTGTTCGATGAATTCGACCTGCCCGCGACGTGGGCCGTCGTCGGGCACCTGTTGCTCGACTCCTGCGACGGCGTCCACGAGGACCATCCGACTCCCGATGGCTGGTTCGAAAAGGACCCCGGAACGTGGGAAGGCCGCGACGAACTGTGGTACGGCGAGTCGCTGGTGGACGCCATCGAGGACGCAGACGCCGACCACGAAGTCGGCTGTCACACGTTCTCGCACGTGGAGTTCGGTCACACCAACCGTAAAATCGCCGCCGCAGAGATGCGAAAGTGCGTCGAAATCGCTGAAGAACGTGGTCTGTCGGTCGATTCGTTCGTCTTCCCGCGCAACTACGTGGGTCATCGAGACGTACTGGCGGCGTACGGCGTTTCCTGCTACAGGGGCAACCAGCCTCGTCGCTGGTACGACCGCGGGGTCACCGGGTCGGTAGCGAAGTTCCTCGGGTGGCCGACCCGAACTGTCGAACCGACGCTCGTCGAACCCGAGATAGACGAGTACGGGATGGTGAACCTCCCGGCCTCGCTGTTCCTCTTCGGATTCGAAGGGACCGCCCGCAGTATGGTCGAACCGCTCGCTGGCGACCCAGTGGTTCGGATGGCGAAACGCGGCATCGACAAAGCCGCTCGCGAGCAGGGCGTCTACCACATGTGGCTCCACCCGAACAATCTCACCGAGGAGCGTGACTTCGAGCGGATTCGAACCGTCCTCGCCCACCTCGACCACGTTCGGTCACAGACGCCACTGACCGTCGAGACGATGGGCGGCGTCGCAGGAAAGATAAAAAACGACGAACCGCTCCCGCGCGAACCTATCGGTCCGCGCTGA